Proteins from a genomic interval of Nocardioides jishulii:
- a CDS encoding TIGR03557 family F420-dependent LLM class oxidoreductase, with protein sequence MKLGYTLMTEQSGPRELVRYAQGAEAAGFDFEVSSDHYFPWLASQGHSPYAWSVLGAVAQVTERVELMTYVTCPTRRYHPAVVAQKAATMGVLSEGRFTLGLGSGENLNEHVVGAWPAVEVRQDMLVEAIAIISELLDGAILDFQGEHFQVHNARLWDLPDERVRIAAAVSGERGIDRFAPLVDDMVAVAPEATLVEAWDAARGGSTGRKIGQLPICWGPDEAEALALAHDQFRWSPHGWRVNAELPGPVAFAQATTTVRPEDVAEAIACGPDLERIVENVKAYADAGFTDLALLQVGDQRQEEFLEVAEAELLPRLREALGTDGGDA encoded by the coding sequence ATGAAGCTGGGATACACGTTGATGACCGAACAGTCGGGCCCTCGTGAGCTCGTCCGCTATGCCCAGGGCGCGGAGGCGGCCGGGTTCGACTTCGAGGTGAGCAGTGACCACTACTTCCCGTGGCTGGCGAGCCAGGGGCACTCCCCGTACGCCTGGAGCGTCCTCGGTGCGGTCGCCCAGGTCACCGAGCGCGTGGAGCTCATGACGTACGTGACCTGCCCGACGCGGCGCTACCACCCCGCGGTGGTGGCGCAGAAGGCCGCGACCATGGGCGTCCTGAGCGAGGGGCGCTTCACGTTGGGGCTCGGGTCGGGGGAGAACCTCAACGAGCACGTCGTCGGTGCGTGGCCCGCCGTCGAGGTGCGGCAGGACATGCTCGTGGAGGCCATCGCCATCATCTCCGAGCTGCTGGACGGCGCGATCCTGGACTTCCAGGGGGAGCACTTCCAGGTGCACAACGCACGGTTGTGGGACCTGCCGGACGAGCGGGTGCGCATCGCCGCCGCGGTCTCCGGGGAGCGGGGCATCGACCGCTTCGCACCACTCGTCGACGACATGGTGGCGGTCGCCCCCGAGGCCACGCTGGTCGAGGCCTGGGACGCGGCGCGCGGTGGCTCCACGGGCCGCAAGATCGGTCAGCTGCCGATCTGCTGGGGCCCCGACGAGGCAGAGGCCCTTGCGCTGGCCCACGACCAGTTCCGTTGGTCGCCGCACGGGTGGCGCGTCAACGCCGAGCTGCCGGGACCGGTGGCCTTCGCGCAGGCCACCACCACGGTGCGGCCCGAGGACGTCGCCGAGGCGATCGCTTGTGGTCCCGACCTCGAGCGCATCGTCGAGAACGTGAAGGCGTACGCCGATGCCGGGTTCACGGACCTGGCACTGCTGCAGGTCGGCGACCAGCGACAGGAGGAGTTCCTCGAGGTGGCCGAGGCGGAGCTGCTGCCGCGGCTGCGGGAGGCGCTCGGGACGGACGGCGGGGACGCCTGA
- a CDS encoding DUF4383 domain-containing protein — translation MSVRPERIPTRSGVTSTQMQLCALVFGVVFLLVGVAGFIPGITTDYDTMKFAGHDSKAMLLGIFQVSVLHNVIHLLYGVAGLALARSWNSARIYLVVGGLGYAVVWLYGVVVDREHEANFVPLNSADDWLHLVLAIAMVGLGLLLSKERRGIGSDAPM, via the coding sequence ATGTCTGTTCGACCAGAAAGGATCCCGACCCGGTCGGGAGTGACCTCCACCCAGATGCAGCTGTGTGCCCTCGTCTTCGGCGTGGTGTTCCTGCTGGTGGGTGTCGCGGGGTTCATCCCGGGCATCACGACCGACTACGACACGATGAAGTTCGCCGGGCACGACTCCAAGGCGATGCTGCTCGGGATCTTCCAGGTCTCCGTGCTCCACAACGTGATCCACCTGCTCTACGGCGTCGCCGGCCTCGCCCTGGCCCGCTCGTGGAACTCAGCACGCATCTACCTGGTCGTGGGCGGGCTCGGCTACGCCGTGGTCTGGCTCTACGGCGTGGTCGTCGACCGCGAGCACGAGGCCAACTTCGTCCCGCTCAACAGCGCCGACGACTGGCTGCACCTGGTGCTCGCCATCGCGATGGTCGGCCTGGGCCTGCTGCTCAGCAAGGAGCGTCGCGGCATCGGGAGCGACGCGCCGATGTGA
- a CDS encoding SRPBCC family protein, producing MTVHLEIETWSDLSPEQLMERSLDIDLHLSSMADSDERAVGGVTSGLITLGEEVSWRARHLGIWWSMTSRITVLEPGRRFVDEQVRGPFKRFRHEHRFDAVDGRTRMVDTIDFDAPFGPLGSVAERLVLARYLERLIRTRNEHLLQG from the coding sequence GTGACCGTGCACCTGGAGATCGAGACCTGGTCGGACCTCAGCCCCGAGCAGCTGATGGAGCGTTCGCTGGACATCGACCTCCACCTCTCGTCGATGGCTGACTCGGACGAGCGCGCCGTCGGCGGGGTGACGAGCGGACTCATCACCCTGGGCGAGGAGGTGTCGTGGCGAGCGAGGCACCTCGGCATCTGGTGGTCGATGACGTCGCGTATCACCGTGCTCGAGCCTGGACGACGCTTCGTCGACGAGCAGGTCCGAGGACCTTTCAAGCGTTTCCGTCACGAGCACCGGTTCGACGCGGTCGACGGACGGACCCGCATGGTCGACACCATCGACTTCGACGCCCCCTTCGGCCCCCTGGGGTCAGTCGCCGAGCGCCTTGTCCTCGCTCGCTACCTGGAGCGACTGATCAGGACCCGGAACGAGCACCTGCTCCAGGGCTGA